Proteins from a genomic interval of Callospermophilus lateralis isolate mCalLat2 chromosome 1, mCalLat2.hap1, whole genome shotgun sequence:
- the Zyx gene encoding zyxin isoform X1: MAAPRPPPAISVSVSAPAFYAPQKKFGPVVAPKPKVNPFRPGDSEPPAAAGAQRAQMGRVGEIPPPPPEDFPLPPPPVLGDGDDAEGALGGAFPPPPPPIEEPFPPAPLEEDIFPSPPPPLEMEGAPEAPTPLPPQPREKVSSIDLEIDSLSSLLDDMTKNDPFKARVSSGYVPPPVATPFIPKSSAKPATGGTAPLPPWKAPSSTQPLPQAQPQSQPQFHVQPQAQPQAQTKPQVQLHVQPQAHPVALTNTQLRGPPAPAPAPKFSPVAPKFTPVASKFSPGAPGGPMTQPNQKSGPSETGPSTGTGSPQPPNFTYAQQREKPRVQEKQHPVPPPAQNQNRNQVLGFQVRSPGAPGPLTLKEVEELEQLTQQLMQDMEQPQRQSVTVNESCGKCQQPLDRSQPAVRALGQLFHITCFTCHKCEQQLQGQQFYSLEGVPYCEDCYTDTLEKCNTCGQPITERMLRATGKAYHPQCFTCVVCACPLEGTSFIVDQANRPHCVPDYHKQYAPKCSVCSEPIMPEPGRDETVRVVALDKNFHMKCYKCEDCGKPLSVEADDDGCFPLDGHVLCRKCHAAKAQT; the protein is encoded by the exons ATGGCGGCCCCCCGTCCGCCTCCTGCGATCTCCGTCTCCGTCTCGGCCCCGGCTTTTTACGCCCCGCAGAAGAAGTTCGGCCCCGTGGTGGCCCCAAAGCCCAAAGTGAATCCTTTCCGGCCCGGGGACAGCGAGCCTCCCGCTGCGGCCGGGGCCCAGCGCGCACAGATGGGCCGAGTGGGTGAGATCCCCCCGCCGCCCCCAGAAG ACTTTCCTTTACCCCCTCCTCCTGTCCTTGGGGATGGCGACGATGCAGAGGGTGCTCTGGGAGGTGCCTTCCCACCTCCGCCTCCCCCCATCGAAGAACCCTTCCCCCCTGCGCCTCTGGAGGAGGACATCTTCCCTTCACCACCCCCTCCTCTGGAGATGGAGGGAGCGCCTGAGGCCCCCACCCCACTCCCTCCGCAG CCCAGGGAGAAGGTGAGCAGTATTGACCTGGAGATTGACTCTTTGTCCTCATTGCTGGATGATATGACCAAGAATGATCCCTTCAAAGCCCGG GTGTCATctggatatgtaccccctccagttGCCACTCCATTCATTCCCAAGTCCAGTGCTAAGCCTGCAACTGGGGGCACAGCACCCCTGCCTCCTTGGAAGGCCCCTTCTAGCACCCAGCCTCTGCCCCAGGCTCAGCCTCAGAGCCAGCCACAGTTCCATGTCCAGCCTCAGGCCCAACCCCAGGCCCAGACCAAGCCTCAGGTCCAACTCCATGTCCAGCCCCAGGCCCATCCTGTGGCTTTGACAAACACCCAGCTGCGAGgtcccccagccccagctccagcccctaAGTTTTCTCCAGTGGCTCCCAAGTTTACTCCTGTGGCTTCTAAGTTCAGCCCTGGAGCTCCTGGTGGACCCATGACACAGCCCAATCAAAAATCGGGGCCTTCGGAGACTGGTCCTTCCACTGGCACAGGCTCCCCTCAACCCCCCAACTTCACCTATGCTCAGCAGAGGGAGAAGCCCCGAGTGCAGGAGAAGCAGCACCCAGTGCCCCCACCAGCCCAAAACCAAAACCGGAACCAG gtgttggggtttcaggTGCGCTCTCCTGGGGCTCCAGGACCCCTGACCCTGAAGGAGGTGGAGGAGCTGGAGCAGCTGACTCAGCAGCTGATGCAGGACATggagcaacctcagaggcagagtgTGACAGTGAATG AGTCCTGTGGCAAGTGCCAACAGCCACTGGACCGTTCGCAGCCCGCAGTCCGGGCACTGGGGCAGCTGTTTCACATCACCTGCTTTACATGCCACAAGTGTGAGCAGCAGCTCCAGGGACAGCAGTTCTACAGCCTGGAGGGGGTGCCATACTGCGAGGACTGCTATACA gataccctggagaagtgcaACACCTGTGGGCAGCCCATCACTGAACGAATGTTGAGGGCCACGGGCAAAGCCTACCATCCGCAGTGCTTCACCTGCGTGGTCTGCGCCTGTCCCCTGGAAGGCACCTCCTTCATTGTGGACCAGGCCAACCGGCCTCACTGCGTGCCTGACTACCACAA GCAGTATGCCCCAAAGTGCTCCGTCTGCTCAGAGCCCATCATGCCTGAGCCTGGCCGTGATGAGACCGTGAGAGTGGTCGCTCTGGACAAGAACTTCCACATGAAGTGTTACAAGTGTGAG GACTGTGGGAAGCCCCTGTCTGTCGAAGCGGATGACGACGGCTGCTTCCCTCTGGACGGCCATGTGCTTTGTCGGAAGTGCCACGCTGCTAAAGCCCAGACATAA
- the Zyx gene encoding zyxin isoform X2, protein MAAPRPPPAISVSVSAPAFYAPQKKFGPVVAPKPKVNPFRPGDSEPPAAAGAQRAQMGRVGEIPPPPPEDFPLPPPPVLGDGDDAEGALGGAFPPPPPPIEEPFPPAPLEEDIFPSPPPPLEMEGAPEAPTPLPPQPREKVSSIDLEIDSLSSLLDDMTKNDPFKARVSSGYVPPPVATPFIPKSSAKPATGGTAPLPPWKAPSSTQPLPQAQPQSQPQFHVQPQAQPQAQTKPQVQLHVQPQAHPVALTNTQLRGPPAPAPAPKFSPVAPKFTPVASKFSPGAPGGPMTQPNQKSGPSETGPSTGTGSPQPPNFTYAQQREKPRVQEKQHPVPPPAQNQNRNQVRSPGAPGPLTLKEVEELEQLTQQLMQDMEQPQRQSVTVNESCGKCQQPLDRSQPAVRALGQLFHITCFTCHKCEQQLQGQQFYSLEGVPYCEDCYTDTLEKCNTCGQPITERMLRATGKAYHPQCFTCVVCACPLEGTSFIVDQANRPHCVPDYHKQYAPKCSVCSEPIMPEPGRDETVRVVALDKNFHMKCYKCEDCGKPLSVEADDDGCFPLDGHVLCRKCHAAKAQT, encoded by the exons ATGGCGGCCCCCCGTCCGCCTCCTGCGATCTCCGTCTCCGTCTCGGCCCCGGCTTTTTACGCCCCGCAGAAGAAGTTCGGCCCCGTGGTGGCCCCAAAGCCCAAAGTGAATCCTTTCCGGCCCGGGGACAGCGAGCCTCCCGCTGCGGCCGGGGCCCAGCGCGCACAGATGGGCCGAGTGGGTGAGATCCCCCCGCCGCCCCCAGAAG ACTTTCCTTTACCCCCTCCTCCTGTCCTTGGGGATGGCGACGATGCAGAGGGTGCTCTGGGAGGTGCCTTCCCACCTCCGCCTCCCCCCATCGAAGAACCCTTCCCCCCTGCGCCTCTGGAGGAGGACATCTTCCCTTCACCACCCCCTCCTCTGGAGATGGAGGGAGCGCCTGAGGCCCCCACCCCACTCCCTCCGCAG CCCAGGGAGAAGGTGAGCAGTATTGACCTGGAGATTGACTCTTTGTCCTCATTGCTGGATGATATGACCAAGAATGATCCCTTCAAAGCCCGG GTGTCATctggatatgtaccccctccagttGCCACTCCATTCATTCCCAAGTCCAGTGCTAAGCCTGCAACTGGGGGCACAGCACCCCTGCCTCCTTGGAAGGCCCCTTCTAGCACCCAGCCTCTGCCCCAGGCTCAGCCTCAGAGCCAGCCACAGTTCCATGTCCAGCCTCAGGCCCAACCCCAGGCCCAGACCAAGCCTCAGGTCCAACTCCATGTCCAGCCCCAGGCCCATCCTGTGGCTTTGACAAACACCCAGCTGCGAGgtcccccagccccagctccagcccctaAGTTTTCTCCAGTGGCTCCCAAGTTTACTCCTGTGGCTTCTAAGTTCAGCCCTGGAGCTCCTGGTGGACCCATGACACAGCCCAATCAAAAATCGGGGCCTTCGGAGACTGGTCCTTCCACTGGCACAGGCTCCCCTCAACCCCCCAACTTCACCTATGCTCAGCAGAGGGAGAAGCCCCGAGTGCAGGAGAAGCAGCACCCAGTGCCCCCACCAGCCCAAAACCAAAACCGGAACCAG gTGCGCTCTCCTGGGGCTCCAGGACCCCTGACCCTGAAGGAGGTGGAGGAGCTGGAGCAGCTGACTCAGCAGCTGATGCAGGACATggagcaacctcagaggcagagtgTGACAGTGAATG AGTCCTGTGGCAAGTGCCAACAGCCACTGGACCGTTCGCAGCCCGCAGTCCGGGCACTGGGGCAGCTGTTTCACATCACCTGCTTTACATGCCACAAGTGTGAGCAGCAGCTCCAGGGACAGCAGTTCTACAGCCTGGAGGGGGTGCCATACTGCGAGGACTGCTATACA gataccctggagaagtgcaACACCTGTGGGCAGCCCATCACTGAACGAATGTTGAGGGCCACGGGCAAAGCCTACCATCCGCAGTGCTTCACCTGCGTGGTCTGCGCCTGTCCCCTGGAAGGCACCTCCTTCATTGTGGACCAGGCCAACCGGCCTCACTGCGTGCCTGACTACCACAA GCAGTATGCCCCAAAGTGCTCCGTCTGCTCAGAGCCCATCATGCCTGAGCCTGGCCGTGATGAGACCGTGAGAGTGGTCGCTCTGGACAAGAACTTCCACATGAAGTGTTACAAGTGTGAG GACTGTGGGAAGCCCCTGTCTGTCGAAGCGGATGACGACGGCTGCTTCCCTCTGGACGGCCATGTGCTTTGTCGGAAGTGCCACGCTGCTAAAGCCCAGACATAA